The Miscanthus floridulus cultivar M001 chromosome 7, ASM1932011v1, whole genome shotgun sequence genome includes a region encoding these proteins:
- the LOC136465618 gene encoding glycine-rich cell wall structural protein 1.0-like, whose product MGRADLPRTHASRSNPIVAGFEALQPDSTHAAVARPTRRGSTALDLPLALFAGSNATRARTTYRGFVDLELALALHAGGGRREGRGARRGRRRGRGGTPTWEEEGGGGQAASGGRREGRGARQGRRRGGRAACRGKRSGRGRGGPPVGEEGEGAVHLPGKKGGEGHPPGKKKRGASHPSGKKKGEGERRATGGGRMEGGEPLAGGKRGGGGPPAGKKGGEGHLLGKKKGGRAARQGRKRGRGGPPAGESRRGRRRGGGIN is encoded by the coding sequence ATGGGGAGAGCTGACCTACCTCGGACCCATGCGAGCCGCTCCAACCCCATCGTCGCCGGATTCGAGGCCCTGCAGCCGGATTCGACGCATGCCGCCGTCGCGAGGCCCACCCGCCGCGGATCCACCGCCTTGGATCTCCCCTTGGCCCTCTTCGCTGGATCCAATGCCACCAGAGCTCGGACCACCTATCGCGGATTCGTCGACCTGGAGCTCGCCTTGGCCCTCCACGCTggcgggggaagaagggaggggaggggcgcccgccgaggaagaagaagggggaggggagggactCCCAcctgggaagaagaagggggaggggggcAGGCCGCCagcgggggaagaagggaggggaggggcgcccgccagggaagaagaagggggggaCGGGCCGCCTGCCGAGGAAAAAGAAGTGGGAGGGGGAGGGGCGGGCCGCCTGTgggggaagaaggggagggggcggtcCACCtgccggggaagaagggaggggaggggcacccgccggggaagaagaagaggggGGCGAGCCAcccgtcggggaagaagaagggggagggggagCGACGGGCCACCGGCGGGGGAAGAATGGAGGGGGGCGAGCCGCTTGCGGGGGGAAAAAGGGGAGGGGGCGGGCCGCCtgcggggaagaagggaggggaggggcacctgttggggaagaagaagggggggcGGGCCGCCCGCCAGGGAAGaaaaagggggaggggagggccgcctGCGGGGGAATCAAGAAGGGGGCGGAGGAGGGGCGGGGGAATTAATTAG